In one Coccinella septempunctata chromosome 6, icCocSept1.1, whole genome shotgun sequence genomic region, the following are encoded:
- the LOC123315579 gene encoding phenoloxidase 1-like, which translates to MSSGTKQHLLLLYDRPQEPCFVAKGDKKSVFKVPNKFLSDRYKPLGVTLTDRFNGEAGEEIDVKDVSLPKLGDILDLGRHENFSLFIPKHRRLAGKLINIFLGVRNVEDLLAVCVYARDTVNPYMFNYCLSVCLLHRSDTKDLDVPSIVNSFPDKFVESSVFNRAREEATIVPDGSRTPIEIPRDYTASDLEEEHRVAYFREDLGINLHHWHWHLVYPFEGAMDVVNKNRRGELFYYMHQQVIARYNMERLCNHMSRVERLMSLKEPIKEAYFPKLDSLVASRSYPARVANQTPRNLNRAVDQIQQDIDDMERWRDRIYAAIHQGAVENERGQRITLTENEGIDVLGNIMESSILSPNRTFYGDYHNMGHIFLSYIHDPDHRHLESFGVMGDSTTAMRDPVFYRWHAHIDDIFQEFKATLPSYPVDQLAYQGVTVTKVEIHSNGGSNNRINTFWQQSDIDLSRGMDFQPRGPVFVRFTHLQHQEFNYRITVNNQGSSRRGTCRIFLAPKFDERGNPWLFTDQKNMFIELDKFEVNLRSGQNVINRASTQSSVTIPFERTFRDFDTNRPEGGDELAQFNFCGCGWPQHMLIPKGNAEGYQCQLFVMISNYANDHVEQNVTGTCSDAYSFCGLKDRLYPDRRSMGYPFDRMPREGVRTLQQFLTSNMRVQDVVIQHTNRTVRPREGNRNQRNDD; encoded by the exons ATGTCTTCCGGTACCAAGCAACATCTTCTCCTCCTCTATGACCGTCCCCAGGAGCCCTGTTTCGTCGCCAAAGGGGACAAGAAATCGGTGTTCAAAGTGCCAAATAAATTTCTT TCTGATCGTTACAAGCCCTTGGGTGTAACATTGACAGATCGTTTCAATGGTGAGGCTGGTGAAGAGATCGATGTTAAGGATGTCTCTCTGCCAAAACTGGGAGACATCTTAGATCTTGGAAGACACGAGAATTTCTCACTCTTCATCCCAAAACATCGTAGATTGGCCGGAAAATTGATAAACATCTTCCTTG GTGTAAGAAACGTGGAGGACCTACTGGCTGTTTGCGTCTATGCCAGAGACACAGTGAATCCCTACATGTTCAACTATTGCCTTTCAGTCTGTCTTCTGCATCGTTCAGATACCAAAGACTTGGACGTCCCCTCCATCGTGAACTCTTTCCCAGATAAATTTGTGGAGAGTTCGGTCTTCAACAGGGCCAGAGAAGAGGCTACCATAGTTCCAGATGGATCCAGG ACTCCAATCGAGATCCCTAGGGACTACACAGCCTCTGATCTCGAAGAAGAACACAGGGTAGCGTATTTCAGGGAAGATCTAGGCATCAACCTTCACCATTGGCATTGGCACTTGGTATACCCTTTCGAGGGCGCTATGGACGTGGTGAACAAGAATAGGAGAGGGGAGCTCTTCTATTATATGCACCAACAAGTTATTGCGAG GTACAACATGGAGCGTCTCTGTAACCACATGAGCAGAGTGGAACGCCTTATGAGCTTAAAAGAGCCCATAAAAGAGGCTTATTTCCCGAAATTAGACAGCCTGGTTGCCAGCAGAAGTTACCCAGCTCGAGTTGCAAACCAAACTCCGCGTAACTTGAACAGAGCAGTGGATCAGATTCAGCAGGATATCGACGATATGGAAAGATGGAGGGATAGGATCTACGCTGCCATACATCAAGGGGCAGTTGAAAAT GAACGTGGCCAGAGGATTACACTAACCGAAAATGAGGGTATTGACGTTCTTGGAAACATCATGGAATCCTCGATATTGTCGCCAAATAGGACATTCTACGGGGATTACCATAATATGGGTCATATTTTCCTCTCCTACATTCACGATCCTGACCACAGGCATCTG GAAAGTTTTGGTGTTATGGGAGACTCAACTACAGCCATGAGAGACCCTGTTTTCTACCGTTGGCATGCTCATATTGACGATATATTCCAGGAGTTCAAAGCAACTTTACCTTCCTATCCCGTCGATCAA CTTGCGTACCAAGGTGTGACAGTCACCAAGGTAGAAATCCACTCCAACGGAGGCTCCAACAACAGGATCAACACATTCTGGCAACAATCTGACATCGATTTGTCCAGGGGTATGGACTTCCAACCTAGAGGTCCGGTTTTCGTAAGATTCACCCATCTGCAGCACCAGGAATTCAATTACAGGATAACCGTCAACAACCAGGGTAGTTCCAGGAGGGGTACATGCAGGATTTTCCTGGCTCCCAAGTTTGATGAGAGGGGAAACCCTTGGCTGTTCACTGACCAGAAGAATATGTTCATCgagttggataaattcgaagtTAATT TGAGGTCAGGACAGAATGTCATCAATCGCGCATCCACCCAATCGTCTGTAACCATCCCGTTCGAACGTACCTTCAGGGATTTCGATACGAATCGTCCAGAAGGTGGAGACGAGCTGGCTCAGTTCAATTTCTGCGGCTGTGGATGGCCTCAGCACATGCTGATACCAAAGGGAAACGCTGAAGGGTACCAGTGCCAACTTTTCGTGATGATTTCGAATTACGCCAACGATCAC GTTGAGCAGAATGTAACTGGCACCTGCAGTGACGCATACTCCTTCTGTGGACTGAAGGATAGACTCTATCCAGATCGCAGATCAATGGGCTACCCCTTCGATAGGATGCCTCGTGAGGGAGTCAGGACACTTCAGCAGTTTTTGACGTCAAACATGAGGGTTCAAGATGTGGTCATACAACATACGAACAGAACTGTCAGACCAAGGGAAGGAAATAGAAACCAGAGGAATGATGATTGA
- the LOC123315597 gene encoding nuclear receptor subfamily 2 group E member 1, translating to MLSSGGSLSSTPDNTMFQRMDTSTQQQGKGRILDIPCRVCGDFSSGKHYNIFACDGCAGFFKRSIRRDRKYTCKAKEVGSCIIDKVHRNQCRACRLKKCEEAGMNKDAVQHERGPRNSTLKKQQMNFITEANARLMMTPPQTNFGNPPALPPTPPMIPHQIPAQPALEEPTVSIICESAARLLFMNVQWARNVPSFVALPLQDQLQLLEHSWRDLFILSIAQFLPLLDLTGGYFGRTASQSPAFQREVHDFQEILSKLNQMLLDPNEFQTLRTVVLFRATINLEDKASRPELNNLLERQRILQLQDEHLTNLNGYISATHMEQPLRFTKLMLILPHMKKVSNFTIEELFFRKTIGSIPIVNIICDMYRNQAAAR from the exons ATGTTAAGTTCGGGTGGTTCGTTATCTTCCACGCCAGACAATACCATGTTTCAGAGGATGGATACTTCCACACAACAACAAGGCAAGG GTAGGATCTTGGACATCCCTTGTCGCGTTTGCGGTGATTTTTCCTCGGGAAAACACTACAACATCTTCGCCTGCGACGGTTGCGCTGGTTTTTTCAAACGTTCCATCAGAAGAGATCGGAAATACACTTGCAAGGCGAAGGAAGTGGGTAGTTGCATCATCGATAAGGTGCATCGTAACCAGTGCAGGGCTTGTCGTTTGAAGAAGTGCGAGGAGGCGGGGATGAATAAAGACG CAGTCCAACACGAGCGAGGTCCTAGAAATTCAACCCTTAAAAAGCAGCAAATGAACTTCATAACTGAGGCCAATGCCAGGTTGATGATGACGCCGCCTCAGACAAAC TTTGGTAACCCACCAGCGCTCCCACCCACGCCACCCATGATTCCCCATCAGATACCAGCTCAGCCAGCTCTGGAAGAGCCCACAGTGTCGATAATTTGCGAATCGGCTGCTAGGCTCTTGTTCATGAACGTTCAATGGGCGAGGAACGTACCGTCTTTCGTGGCTCTGCCTCTGCAGGATCAACTCCAGCTCTTGGAGCATTCCTGGAGGGATCTGTTCATCCTAAGCATCGCTCAGTTTCTGCCTCTGCTAGACCTGACCGGAGGCTACTTCGGCAGGACAGCCTCGCAAAGCCCGGCTTTCCAGCGCGAAGTGCACGATTTCCAAGAGATACTGTCCAAGCTCAACCAGATGCTGTTGGATCCCAACGAATTCCAGACCCTGAGGACCGTGGTTCTGTTCAGGGCAACTATCAATCTGGAGGACAAGGCCAGCAGGCCTGAACTGAACAATCTGTTGGAGAGGCAGAGGATTCTGCAGCTGCAGGACGAGCACTTGACCAACCTCAACGGGTACATTTCCGCCACGCACATGGAGCAGCCCCTGAGGTTCACCAAGCTCATGCTGATCCTCCCGCACATGAAGAAGGTGTCCAACTTCACCATCGAAGAACTATTCTTCAGGAAGACCATAGGATCCATTCCTATAGTCAATATTATTTGTGATATGTATCGGAATCAGGCGGCCGCAAGATAG